From a single Populus trichocarpa isolate Nisqually-1 chromosome 17, P.trichocarpa_v4.1, whole genome shotgun sequence genomic region:
- the LOC18106738 gene encoding polygalacturonase produces MAGGLPLPMIPHPITLFFIIFFAFSPLAKAAQFSVLSYGATPDGKTDSTKAFAAAWAQACASTQPATISVPKGSFSLGQVRFQGPCNNRAILVRIDGTLVAPSDYKVIGNAKNWLIFEHVNGVTVSGGTLDGQGAGLWSCKNSGKGCPRGATSLEFSNSNNIAITGLASLNSQLFHIVINGCQNVKVQGVKVSAAGNSPNTDGIHVQSSTGVTILNSRIGTGDDCVSIGPGTSSLWIENVACGPGHGISIGSLGKESQEAGVQNVTVKTTTFTGTENGLRIKSWGRPSNGFARDILFQHAVMNNVQNPIVIDQNYCPGEKNCPGQVSGVKISDVTYQDIHGSSATEVAVKFDCSKKYPCTGIKLEDVKLTYKNQPAEASCSNIAGGVASGLVQPTSCL; encoded by the exons ATGGCAGGCGGCCTTCCACTTCCAATGATCCCCCATCCTATTActcttttcttcatcattttctttgcGTTCTCACCTTTAGCAAAGGCAGCACAATTTAGTGTGTTAAGTTATGGTGCCACACCTGATGGAAAAACTGACTCAACCAAGGCCTTTGCTGCTGCTTGGGCACAGGCATGTGCCTCAACACAACCAGCCACAATTTCTGTTCCTAAAGGGAGTTTCTCTTTAGGTCAAGTGAGGTTTCAGGGTCCTTGCAATAATCGTGCTATCTTGGTACGTATAGATGGTACCCTAGTCGCCCCATCAGATTATAAGGTCATTGGTAACGCTAAAAATTGGCTAATCTTTGAGCATGTTAATGGGGTTACTGTATCTGGAGGGACTCTTGATGGCCAGGGTGCTGGACTGTGGTCTTGTAAGAATTCCGGCAAGGGTTGCCCCAGAGGCGCAACG TCACTTGAGTTTTCCAATTCAAACAATATTGCAATTACCGGATTGGCATCATTAAATAGCCAGTTGTTTCACATTGTCATCAATGGTTGCCAAAACGTCAAAGTGCAAGGAGTCAAAGTCTCTGCCGCCGGAAACAGCCCTAACACGGATGGTATTCATGTTCAATCATCAACCGGTGTCACCATATTGAATTCTAGGATTGGAACAGGTGACGACTGTGTATCGATTGGCCCCGGTACCTCAAGTTTGTGGATTGAAAATGTGGCTTGTGGACCTGGCCATGGAATCag CATTGGAAGTTTAGGCAAAGAATCCCAAGAGGCTGGTGTGCAAAATGTTACAGTCAAGACCACTACATTTACCGGTACAGAAAATGGACTGAGAATTAAGTCTTGGGGAAGGCCTAGCAATGGTTTTGCTAGAGATATTCTTTTCCAACATGCAGTCATGAATAATGTCCAAAATCCTATTGTAATAGACCAAAACTATTGCCCCGGCGAGAAGAATTGCCCTGGCCAG GTTTCTGGTGTGAAAATAAGTGATGTGACCTACCAAGACATTCATGGATCATCAGCAACAGAAGTGGCGGTCAAATTTGATTGTAGCAAAAAATATCCATGCACTGGGATCAAATTAGAAGATGTAAAGCTCACTTACAAGAATCAGCCAGCTGAAGCATCATGCAGCAATATTGCTGGTGGAGTTGCTTCAGGACTTGTTCAGCCCACTAGCTGTCTATAA
- the LOC18106739 gene encoding NADP-dependent alkenal double bond reductase P2 isoform X1 — protein MHVYIMFCLLQPCRSSAIFYHHFVRQQINLRTLAQSMASDHSVGGVEVISNKQVILKDYVSGFPRESNLYLTTSNIKLKVPEEESGKDAVLVKNLYLSCDPFMRGWMQRDLPPGKSELSSYSLGSPIVGYGVARVVDSRHSDFKKGDLVWGTTIGWEEYSLMTTPEYLFKINHTDDIPLSYYTGILGMPGMTAYFGFFDIGSPKEGDRVYVSSASGAIGQLVGQFAKLIGCYVVGSAGSKEKVELLKTKFGFDDAFNYKEEHDLDAALKRYFPEGIDIYFENVGGKMLDAVLLNMRHHGRIALCGMISQYNLEQPESVHNLIAVLFKQIRMEGFAVADYYDQYSKFLDFVLPYIKEGKIVYVEDITEGLESGPAALIGLFSGRNVGKQVVKVAQE, from the exons ATGCATGTCTATATAATGTTTTGCCTTTTGCAACCTTGTAGATCATCAGCAATATTTTATCACCATTTTGTTCGGCAACAAATTAATCTAAGAACATTAGCACAAAGCATGGCTAGTGATCATAGTGTTGGTGGGGTGGAAGTGATCAGCAACAAACAAGTGATCCTCAAGGACTATGTGAGTGGTTTTCCAAGAGAATCAAACCTGTACCTGACGACAAGTAACATCAAACTCAAAGTGCCAGAAGAAGAGAGTGGTAAAGATGCTGTGCTGGTTAAGAATCTCTACTTGTCTTGTGATCCTTTCATGCGTGGATGGATGCAGAGAGATCTGCCACCCGGTAAATCTGAACTATCTTCCTACTCCCTTGGCTCT CCAATTGTTGGATATGGAGTGGCTAGAGTTGTTGATTCCAGGCACTCTGACTTCAAGAAAGGCGATTTGGTCTGGGGAACGACAATCGGCTGGGAAGAATACAGTCTAATGACAACACCTGAATACCTCTTCAAAATCAACCATACTGATGATATACCCCTTTCATACTACACTGGAATTCTTG GAATGCCTGGCATGACTGCTTATTTTGGCTTCTTTGACATTGGTTCTCCCAAGGAAGGAGACCGTGTCTACGTTTCATCAGCATCAGGCGCAATTGGTCAGCTTGTTGGGCAATTTGCAAAGCTGATAGGTTGTTATGTTGTTGGAAGTGCTGGAAGTAAAGAAAAGGTTGAACTATTGAAGACCAAGTTTGGATTTGATGATGCTTTCAATTATAAAGAGGAGCATGACTTGGATGCAGCCTTGAAAAG GTACTTCCCTGAAGGCATCGACATTTACTTTGAGAATGTTGGAGGAAAAATGCTTGATGCTGTCCTTCTAAACATGAGACACCATGGCCGTATTGCATTGTGTGGAATGATCTCTCAATACAATCTCGAGCAGCCTGAAAGTGTGCATAACTTAATCGCTGTACTCTTTAAGCAGATCCGGATGGAAGGGTTTGCGGTTGCCGATTACTATGACCAATACTCCAAGTTCTTGGATTTTGTTCTGCCTTATATTAAAGAAGGGAAGATTGTTTATGTGGAAGACATAACTGAAGGACTCGAGAGTGGCCCTGCTGCATTGATAGGCCTATTCAGCGGCCGAAATGTAGGCAAGCAAGTAGTGAAGGTTGCTCAGGAGTGA
- the LOC18106739 gene encoding NADP-dependent alkenal double bond reductase P2 isoform X2: MLCWLRISTCLVILSCVDGCREICHPPIVGYGVARVVDSRHSDFKKGDLVWGTTIGWEEYSLMTTPEYLFKINHTDDIPLSYYTGILGMPGMTAYFGFFDIGSPKEGDRVYVSSASGAIGQLVGQFAKLIGCYVVGSAGSKEKVELLKTKFGFDDAFNYKEEHDLDAALKRYFPEGIDIYFENVGGKMLDAVLLNMRHHGRIALCGMISQYNLEQPESVHNLIAVLFKQIRMEGFAVADYYDQYSKFLDFVLPYIKEGKIVYVEDITEGLESGPAALIGLFSGRNVGKQVVKVAQE; encoded by the exons ATGCTGTGCTGGTTAAGAATCTCTACTTGTCTTGTGATCCTTTCATGCGTGGATGGATGCAGAGAGATCTGCCACCCG CCAATTGTTGGATATGGAGTGGCTAGAGTTGTTGATTCCAGGCACTCTGACTTCAAGAAAGGCGATTTGGTCTGGGGAACGACAATCGGCTGGGAAGAATACAGTCTAATGACAACACCTGAATACCTCTTCAAAATCAACCATACTGATGATATACCCCTTTCATACTACACTGGAATTCTTG GAATGCCTGGCATGACTGCTTATTTTGGCTTCTTTGACATTGGTTCTCCCAAGGAAGGAGACCGTGTCTACGTTTCATCAGCATCAGGCGCAATTGGTCAGCTTGTTGGGCAATTTGCAAAGCTGATAGGTTGTTATGTTGTTGGAAGTGCTGGAAGTAAAGAAAAGGTTGAACTATTGAAGACCAAGTTTGGATTTGATGATGCTTTCAATTATAAAGAGGAGCATGACTTGGATGCAGCCTTGAAAAG GTACTTCCCTGAAGGCATCGACATTTACTTTGAGAATGTTGGAGGAAAAATGCTTGATGCTGTCCTTCTAAACATGAGACACCATGGCCGTATTGCATTGTGTGGAATGATCTCTCAATACAATCTCGAGCAGCCTGAAAGTGTGCATAACTTAATCGCTGTACTCTTTAAGCAGATCCGGATGGAAGGGTTTGCGGTTGCCGATTACTATGACCAATACTCCAAGTTCTTGGATTTTGTTCTGCCTTATATTAAAGAAGGGAAGATTGTTTATGTGGAAGACATAACTGAAGGACTCGAGAGTGGCCCTGCTGCATTGATAGGCCTATTCAGCGGCCGAAATGTAGGCAAGCAAGTAGTGAAGGTTGCTCAGGAGTGA
- the LOC18106740 gene encoding polygalacturonase: MNSYHSMVSLPLPMSPLLLTLLSIIFLASPSAKAAQFSVLSYGAKPDGKTDSTKAFAAAWSQACASTGPATISVPKGSFSLRQVKFQGPCKNNAILVRIDGTLVAPSNYGVLGSAENFLIFEHVNGVTLSGGTLDGQGAGLWSCKNSGKGNCPRGATSLEFSNSKNIAITGLASLNSQMFHIVINGCQNVKLQGVKVSADGNSPNTDGIHVQLSTAVTILNSRIGTGDDCISIGPGTSNLWIENVACGPGHGISIGSLGKDSQEAGVRDVTVKTTTFTGTENGLRIKTWGRPSNGFATNILFQHVVMNNVKNPILIDQNYCPGNKNCPGQASGVKISDVTYQDIHGTSATELAVKFDCSRKYPCTGIKLEDVKLTYDNKPAEASCSNAGGVASGMVQPTSCL, encoded by the exons ATGAACTCATATCATTCTATGGTATCCCTTCCACTTCCAATGAGCCCTCTTCTCCTTACCCTTCTTTCCATCATTTTCCTTGCCTCCCCTTCAGCAAAGGCAGCACAATTTAGTGTGTTGAGTTATGGGGCCAAGCCTGATGGAAAAACTGACTCAACCAAGGCCTTTGCTGCTGCTTGGTCACAAGCATGTGCCTCTACAGGGCCAGCCACAATCTCTGTTCCTAAAGGGAGTTTCTCTCTACGTCAAGTGAAGTTTCAGGGTCCTTGCAAGAATAATGCTATCTTGGTACGTATAGATGGTACCCTAGTTGCTCCATCAAATTATGGGGTCCTTGGTAGTGCAGAAAACTTTCTAATCTTTGAGCATGTTAATGGGGTTACTCTATCTGGAGGGACTCTTGACGGTCAAGGTGCTGGACTGTGGTCTTGCAAGAACTCCGGCAAGGGTAATTGCCCCAGGGGCGCAACG TCACTTGAATtttccaattcaaaaaacattgcAATCACCGGATTGGCATCATTAAATAGCCAAATGTTCCATATTGTCATCAATGGCTGCCAAAACGTCAAATTGCAAGGAGTCAAAGTCTCTGCTGACGGAAACAGCCCTAACACGGATGGCATTCACGTTCAATTATCAACCGCTGTCACCATCTTGAATTCTAGGATTGGAACAGGTGACGATTGTATATCTATCGGCCCCGGCACGTCTAATTTGTGGATTGAAAATGTAGCATGTGGACCAGGCCATGGAATCAG CATTGGAAGTTTGGGCAAGGACTCCCAAGAGGCTGGTGTGCGAGATGTTACAGTCAAAACCACTACATTTACGGGTACCGAAAATGGACTGAGAATTAAGACTTGGGGAAGGCCTAGCAATGGTTTTGCTACAAATATTCTTTTCCAACATGTAGTCATGAATAACGTCAAAAATCCCATTTTGATAGACCAAAACTATTGCCCCGGCAACAAGAATTGCCCTGGCCAG GCTTCTGGTGTGAAAATCAGCGATGTGACCTATCAAGACATTCATGGAACATCAGCCACTGAACTTGCGGTGAAATTTGATTGTAGTAGAAAATATCCGTGCACTGGGATTAAACTGGAGGATGTGAAGCTCACTTACGACAATAAACCCGCTGAAGCATCATGTAGCAATGCTGGTGGAGTTGCTTCCGGCATGGTTCAGCCTACTAGCTGTTTGTAG